The following proteins are co-located in the Triticum aestivum cultivar Chinese Spring chromosome 1A, IWGSC CS RefSeq v2.1, whole genome shotgun sequence genome:
- the LOC123182500 gene encoding uric acid degradation bifunctional protein TTL, whose translation MATLTVEDVLRVNGSRRFAVALAAASPFGSLADALLAARRIWRNEVDVPGWLEAFAANPPLGTTSLSISKWSKEEQSVARSTATHSTAQDLSEWNAKYRDKFGFVFLICATGRTAPEVLAELKRRYANRLIVELEIAAAEELKITELRLAKLFSPETAAPRLQLLANQ comes from the exons ATGGCGACGCTGACTGTTGAGGACGTGCTGCGGGTGAATGGCAGTCGCCGGTTCGCCGTCGCGCTGGCCGCCGCCTCCCCCTTCGGCTCTCTCGCCGACGCGCTACTCGCCGCCCGCCGCATCTGGCGCAACGAG GTGGACGTGCCTGGATGGCTGGAGGCCTTCGCCGCCAACCCGCCCCTCGGCACCACCTCCCTCTCCATCTCCAA ATGGAGCAAGGAGGAGCAATCAGTTGCGCGTTCCACGGCGACTCATTCGACTGCACAG GACTTGTCCGAATGGAATGCCAAATACAGGGACAAGTTTGGGTTTGTCTTTCTGATATGCGCAACTGGGAGGACCGCCCCCGAGGTCTTAGCTGAGCTCAAG AGGCGTTATGCAAATAGGCTGATTGTTGAACTTGAGATTGCGGCAGCGGAAGAATTGAAGATAACTGAACTGCGTCTTGCAAAACTTTTCTCGCCAGAGACTGCAGCTCCCCGACTTCAGTTATTAGCCAACCAGTAA